The Candidatus Babeliaceae bacterium sequence GGTTTTGGTGGTGCTCGTCATGATCAATCTTTATTTAGCCTTCTCGCGCGACTTTCTGGGTATATTATTCATGATAATTTTGTAACTTTAGATAGCAAAAAAATATCATTTAAAATGGATAATTTTATAACTGTTAGCAAAAATATAGATGAAAATATTCTCGCTGCGCAATGCCATTTGGTCGGTTAATTTATATTATCAGTATTGTAAATACGTGCATTATACATAACCCCCATGAAAGTTAATTCATGGGGGAAAAAAATCAGTCCATAACAACTATGTTATGAATGTTGTGTGATAATGAATACACACGCTCACTATTATAAGTCTTCATAAAATTTGTGCAAACAATATGTTGATTTAATCGATTAACACGCATTATCCAGAAATATTGATTAATGTTTCAATCAGAACTTGTTGTAAAAAAGATATCTAATTATTTGATTTTTTTAAAAATGAGGGTATTGTTGTTAAAAAAAATCAGTGCCAAATTGCAACTATGAAAGTACATCATATGAACGTCTTCTAATATTCTTATTATTTTCCCCATATTTTTTTCATCATATATTAATATTCTTTAATTTTTCGAACAGACATATGAAATCAAAAAATTTCTTAAGATACTCTATTGTTATTTTTAACTTTATATCATTATCTGCTATTGACATTGTTGAAAACAATAACGGTGACCAATTACAAAAACTGTGCGATACGGTTGCCTGTATAAGTGACAAAATGGATACAATTGTTGGTCAAACAATCATGAATCATGTGGCGCAATCGCGCAATGCTCATTCTTATGGCGATAGCAATTTTTTTGTTATTAGAGAGCCGGATGAATATGAAAGAGACATGTCTCCTTGTGATGAAATTGCTCAGTTCTTTCCGCAAGAATTTCCTCTTGAGTTTCAAATTGCTATGCAATGCTTTATGGATCCGCAACCATTTATTGAAGAGCATAAAAAAGTACCCAATAAATTTTTACTATACGGTAGGCCAGGTGTAGGTAAATCCTATTTCGTTGAGCTCATTCATAAGATTTTTCAGTTACCGTTAATATCCATTAAGGCCGGTGATCTTGAGGATAGATTTTATGGTGAAAGTTCAAAACGTATAACACAGCTATTAAATACACGTGATCATAACGGCCGCGTTCTCTTGATATTTATAGATGAAGTGGATGCTATCGCCCAACCAAGAAATGCTGACCTGCCTGGCGTACATAGATCATCATTGAATTCGTTATTGGTGGAGATCCAAAAGCATAGTGGCGACCCATCAGTTTGTATTTTTGTTGCAACCAATGATAAAAACTCGCTCGACGAAGCATTTTTAAGTCGTTTTAAGCAAAGTTGTATTGAATTTAAAGATATGGCACAGGCAGAGCGTACAATGCTGGTGGAAAATTTACTAAAATATACGGTGATCCAATACAAATCAAAAGCGATAAAAGAAATATCTGATGCGTCAAAAGGTCTCAGTAAGCGTGATATAGCCGAAGCTATCCAAACAGCAGATGCGTGGCTATTTGCGCATAGAGATACTATGGATTGTTTAACCAGTAAAGATGTTTTGCACTTTATCAATCGCAATAAAACTAATGGCGCGATATCTTTAGATAGCAAAATTAAAAAATTTGTTATTTCTTATCTTCCGTACGTTAATTTCACCAATGGTGCTATTTTGATAATTCTTAATATGCACAGCATTGTCGCATACAT is a genomic window containing:
- a CDS encoding AAA family ATPase — its product is MKSKNFLRYSIVIFNFISLSAIDIVENNNGDQLQKLCDTVACISDKMDTIVGQTIMNHVAQSRNAHSYGDSNFFVIREPDEYERDMSPCDEIAQFFPQEFPLEFQIAMQCFMDPQPFIEEHKKVPNKFLLYGRPGVGKSYFVELIHKIFQLPLISIKAGDLEDRFYGESSKRITQLLNTRDHNGRVLLIFIDEVDAIAQPRNADLPGVHRSSLNSLLVEIQKHSGDPSVCIFVATNDKNSLDEAFLSRFKQSCIEFKDMAQAERTMLVENLLKYTVIQYKSKAIKEISDASKGLSKRDIAEAIQTADAWLFAHRDTMDCLTSKDVLHFINRNKTNGAISLDSKIKKFVISYLPYVNFTNGAILIILNMHSIVAYIIKHHSNQVNLLNIMAKSSA